A region from the Rufibacter sp. DG15C genome encodes:
- a CDS encoding RluA family pseudouridine synthase gives MPAPALDILFEDNHILVVNKPSGMLVQGDETGDKPLSELAKEYIKEKYQKPGNVFMGVVHRLDRPVSGVVLLAKTSKALARLNEQFSSRKTQKVYWAVTLRAPQPESGTLVHWLVKDAAKNITKAHPSERPGSQRAELSYSLLKAAGNKFLIEVRPITGRPHQIRVQLASLKCPIVGDLKYGAPEPLPNKSICLHARELGFEHPVSKEWLTVQAPPPKIAAWQPFQS, from the coding sequence ATGCCTGCTCCTGCCCTAGACATACTGTTTGAAGACAACCATATTCTGGTGGTCAACAAACCCAGCGGCATGCTGGTGCAAGGTGATGAGACCGGCGACAAGCCTTTGTCTGAACTGGCCAAGGAATACATAAAGGAGAAGTACCAGAAGCCGGGCAATGTGTTCATGGGTGTGGTACATAGGCTAGATAGGCCGGTGAGCGGCGTGGTCCTCTTGGCGAAAACCTCTAAAGCCCTGGCCCGCTTGAATGAGCAGTTTAGCTCCCGTAAAACGCAGAAAGTCTACTGGGCGGTAACCCTTCGGGCCCCGCAACCAGAGAGTGGCACCTTGGTGCATTGGCTCGTAAAAGACGCGGCCAAGAACATCACCAAAGCCCACCCTTCAGAAAGACCTGGCAGCCAGCGCGCCGAACTCAGTTACTCTTTATTGAAAGCCGCAGGCAACAAGTTTTTGATAGAGGTGCGACCCATTACGGGAAGGCCCCATCAGATACGCGTTCAATTGGCCTCACTCAAATGCCCCATTGTAGGCGACCTCAAATACGGCGCCCCAGAACCGCTGCCCAACAAAAGCATCTGCCTGCACGCCCGCGAATTGGGCTTTGAGCATCCCGTGTCAAAAGAATGGTTGACGGTGCAGGCTCCTCCTCCCAAGATAGCCGCCTGGCAACCATTTCAATCTTAG
- the panB gene encoding 3-methyl-2-oxobutanoate hydroxymethyltransferase, protein MSVQKEVKIVTTHQLHTMKERGEKISMLTAYDFSMATLLDAAGTDVLLVGDSASNVMAGHETTLPITLDQMIYHASSVVRGVKRAFVVVDLPFGSYQGNSSEALRSAIRIMKESGAHGVKLEGGFEIKDSITRILSAGVPVMGHLGLTPQSIYKFGTYSVRAKEEAEAEKLIEDAHLLQELGCFAIVLEKIPSSLAKRVAAELHIPIIGIGAGPHVDGQVLVIHDLLGITKEFKPRFLRRYAELHETITNAVGNYIKDVKSLNFPTEKEAY, encoded by the coding sequence ATGTCAGTACAGAAAGAGGTAAAGATTGTCACCACCCACCAGCTGCACACCATGAAGGAGCGCGGCGAAAAAATCTCCATGCTCACGGCCTATGACTTCTCCATGGCCACTCTGCTGGATGCCGCCGGCACAGACGTGTTACTGGTAGGTGACTCTGCCTCTAACGTGATGGCCGGTCATGAAACTACCCTTCCTATCACGCTGGATCAGATGATCTACCACGCCTCCTCTGTGGTGCGCGGGGTCAAAAGAGCCTTTGTGGTGGTGGACTTGCCGTTTGGGTCGTATCAAGGAAATTCTTCTGAAGCCCTGCGCTCTGCCATCAGGATCATGAAGGAGTCTGGCGCGCACGGCGTAAAGCTGGAAGGCGGCTTTGAGATTAAAGACTCCATCACCCGCATCTTAAGCGCTGGCGTACCCGTGATGGGCCACCTGGGTTTAACCCCGCAGTCCATCTATAAATTTGGCACCTACTCGGTGCGCGCCAAAGAAGAAGCCGAAGCCGAGAAACTCATAGAAGACGCCCACTTGCTGCAGGAACTAGGTTGTTTTGCCATTGTGCTGGAGAAAATTCCGTCTAGCCTGGCCAAACGCGTCGCCGCTGAACTGCATATCCCTATCATTGGCATTGGCGCCGGTCCGCACGTAGACGGTCAGGTATTAGTGATTCATGATTTGCTTGGCATCACCAAAGAGTTCAAACCACGTTTCCTGCGCCGCTACGCCGAACTACACGAGACCATCACCAACGCCGTGGGCAACTACATCAAAGACGTTAAGTCCCTCAACTTCCCCACTGAAAAAGAAGCTTATTAA
- a CDS encoding putative LPS assembly protein LptD — MIQKRSLQFLAVALLVLAAVFTSLEGKAQVRPTRPDTLSVSVRDTAKTRKGDIETTINYKAKDSIRYDAIQQIMHLYGTAHIDYGEIALDAAYIQINWKTNTLTADGILDSAGVMQEKPLFKNGAETYQAQRIVYNYKTKKGKVSGAVTTQGEGFIHAETIKKNELNEIYGRHARYTTCNLEHPHFYIKATKMKVIPSDRVVAGPFHLVFADVPTPIGFPFGFFPSPQKRGSGIIIPSFGESAQQGFYLREGGFYWAVNDYLDMRFTGDIYSLGGYGVQVQSNYISRYKFSGNFNLRHSYTKGAEDLGGANLNEDYRLTGDSRDIWISWSHTPIVRPGKGQFSASVNAGSQFFNQRNPTSAQQALSPSFNSTVSYRKSSPNSPINYSIQVSQSQSQGTNSYSYQTPDGRDTTITEATQNMSFVLPDFSLGVASQSPLEWFGVAMTGRWVEGIRIGYNLTARQNVSNTVSSGGNAGYPFSDAARKDTTLAINGTNLSEIFRNARTSINHDIPITLGTINLFKFFKLTPSVSYNESWFTKKFTYSSIPNSDLLKIDTVSGFHRAYQYSGGVSFTTNVYGIANFKGKKVQAIRHTITPNLGYSFRPDFGRPEFGFYQRVQSDANGNTQLLSRFQGLEGNVPGPGLTSAMTFGIDNNVEMKVKTESDSAGGFKKVSLIDRFAIRSAYNFAADSFKLSNINVDLSTRLFNNFPLTAGAVLDPYQYDQNNRRIDRLLVEGGGLSFARITSLYFNTSFELNPTARKQQQNSTAPPPTNLPSLQRDLTAADYVAFNIPWTLAIDLTSNFGRDFENGKLENQATSAGINGSVTLTDKWMFNYTTNYDFKNKMLSYTNIAITRDLHCWQMSINWVPFGPYQMYSININAKSSILQDLRIRRTGSSNPYRY; from the coding sequence TTGATTCAGAAGAGATCCCTCCAGTTTTTAGCAGTCGCCCTCCTGGTCCTTGCTGCCGTATTCACCAGTTTGGAGGGAAAGGCTCAGGTACGCCCCACTCGGCCAGATACTTTGAGTGTGTCTGTAAGAGACACGGCCAAGACTCGCAAAGGTGACATTGAGACCACTATCAATTATAAGGCCAAAGACTCCATAAGGTATGACGCCATCCAGCAAATCATGCACTTGTATGGCACTGCGCACATTGATTATGGCGAGATTGCCCTGGATGCGGCCTACATTCAAATCAACTGGAAAACCAATACCCTTACCGCAGACGGTATTCTAGACTCTGCCGGGGTGATGCAAGAGAAGCCCTTGTTCAAGAACGGCGCTGAGACCTACCAAGCCCAGCGCATCGTCTACAACTACAAAACAAAAAAGGGTAAAGTTTCTGGCGCGGTCACTACGCAGGGCGAAGGTTTCATCCACGCAGAGACCATCAAGAAGAATGAGCTCAACGAGATTTACGGACGCCATGCCCGCTACACCACGTGTAACCTGGAGCATCCGCACTTTTATATTAAAGCCACCAAGATGAAAGTAATTCCCAGCGACCGCGTGGTGGCCGGGCCTTTCCATTTGGTGTTTGCTGATGTACCCACGCCCATAGGGTTTCCTTTCGGTTTCTTTCCTTCTCCCCAAAAACGCGGGTCAGGGATTATCATTCCGTCCTTCGGGGAGTCTGCCCAGCAGGGTTTCTATCTGCGCGAGGGAGGTTTCTACTGGGCCGTGAATGACTACCTGGACATGCGCTTTACCGGCGACATTTACTCTTTGGGCGGCTATGGTGTGCAGGTTCAGTCCAATTACATAAGCCGTTATAAGTTCAGCGGTAATTTCAACCTTCGTCACTCTTACACCAAAGGGGCAGAAGATTTGGGTGGCGCTAACTTAAATGAAGATTACAGATTAACTGGAGACTCTAGGGACATCTGGATTAGCTGGAGCCACACTCCTATTGTACGACCAGGCAAAGGCCAATTCTCTGCCAGTGTGAACGCCGGTAGCCAGTTCTTTAACCAACGCAACCCTACCAGCGCGCAGCAGGCGTTGAGCCCGTCTTTCAACTCAACGGTCTCGTATCGTAAAAGCAGTCCCAATTCGCCAATCAACTACTCCATCCAAGTTTCCCAAAGCCAGTCGCAAGGCACTAACTCTTACAGTTATCAGACCCCAGACGGAAGAGACACTACCATCACAGAAGCCACGCAGAACATGAGTTTTGTATTGCCTGACTTCAGTTTAGGGGTGGCCAGCCAAAGCCCCCTGGAGTGGTTTGGAGTAGCCATGACCGGTCGTTGGGTAGAAGGCATACGGATTGGCTATAACTTAACCGCCCGCCAGAATGTAAGCAATACCGTTTCTAGTGGCGGCAATGCAGGCTATCCTTTCTCTGACGCGGCGAGAAAAGACACTACACTGGCCATCAATGGCACCAACTTGTCAGAGATATTCAGGAATGCCAGGACGTCTATCAACCATGACATTCCTATCACACTGGGGACCATCAACCTGTTCAAGTTTTTCAAGCTGACGCCCAGCGTGTCTTACAATGAAAGCTGGTTCACCAAGAAATTCACGTACAGTTCAATCCCCAACTCAGACTTGCTGAAGATTGACACGGTGAGCGGGTTCCATAGAGCGTACCAATACTCAGGTGGGGTTTCCTTCACCACCAACGTGTACGGCATTGCCAACTTCAAAGGGAAAAAGGTGCAGGCCATCCGTCACACCATCACCCCTAACTTGGGCTATAGCTTTAGACCAGACTTCGGCCGGCCGGAGTTTGGCTTTTACCAGCGCGTTCAGAGTGATGCCAATGGAAACACCCAACTGCTCTCCAGGTTCCAGGGCTTAGAGGGCAACGTGCCGGGGCCGGGTCTTACTAGTGCCATGACCTTTGGTATTGACAACAACGTGGAGATGAAAGTGAAGACGGAGAGCGACAGTGCCGGTGGCTTCAAGAAGGTAAGTTTGATTGACCGCTTTGCCATACGTTCTGCCTATAACTTCGCCGCCGACTCCTTCAAGCTTTCCAACATCAACGTGGACTTGAGCACGCGTCTGTTCAACAACTTCCCGTTGACGGCCGGTGCCGTGCTGGACCCTTACCAGTATGACCAGAACAACCGAAGAATTGACAGACTGCTGGTGGAGGGCGGAGGACTTAGCTTTGCTAGAATCACGAGTCTGTACTTTAACACCAGCTTTGAGCTGAACCCAACGGCCCGCAAGCAACAACAGAACTCTACCGCGCCGCCTCCCACCAACCTACCTAGCTTGCAACGTGATTTGACCGCTGCAGACTACGTAGCGTTTAATATTCCCTGGACTTTGGCCATTGACCTGACTTCTAACTTTGGAAGGGACTTTGAGAACGGCAAACTAGAGAACCAGGCTACATCGGCGGGGATCAATGGTTCTGTGACGCTCACAGACAAGTGGATGTTTAACTACACCACCAACTATGACTTCAAGAACAAGATGCTGAGTTACACCAACATTGCCATAACCAGAGACTTGCACTGCTGGCAGATGTCCATCAACTGGGTGCCGTTTGGCCCGTACCAGATGTACTCCATCAACATCAACGCCAAGTCTTCTATTCTGCAAGACTTGAGAATACGCAGAACCGGAAGCTCCAACCCGTACCGCTACTAA
- a CDS encoding N-acetylmuramoyl-L-alanine amidase yields MKNIVSLCLLVFLLLPSFTPAKRKEVKVRTVVIDAGHGGKDIGCNGKSAYEKHVALAVALKLGKQIEENNPDVKVVYTRKNDTFVELIDRAGIANKNHADLFISIHCNSGPSAAFGTETYTMGLHTSNGNLAVAKRENSVILQEENYKENYGGFNPNSPQSHILFSLYQSAYIDNSLRFAQKVEKQFKSKLGRSSRGVKQAGFLVLWKSAMPSALIEIGFLTNPSEEKFLNDNSNQSYMASGIYRAFKEYKQELEAMN; encoded by the coding sequence GTGAAAAATATTGTCTCCCTTTGCCTGCTTGTTTTTTTACTCCTCCCATCCTTTACGCCAGCTAAACGGAAAGAGGTGAAAGTGCGCACGGTGGTCATTGACGCTGGTCACGGTGGTAAAGATATAGGTTGTAACGGCAAATCTGCCTACGAAAAACATGTGGCCTTGGCTGTGGCCCTAAAACTGGGCAAGCAGATAGAGGAGAACAACCCAGACGTGAAGGTGGTCTACACCCGTAAGAACGACACCTTTGTGGAGTTGATTGACCGGGCCGGCATCGCTAATAAAAACCACGCAGATTTATTTATTTCCATCCATTGCAACTCAGGTCCTAGCGCTGCCTTTGGCACGGAGACGTACACCATGGGTCTGCATACCTCCAACGGCAACCTGGCCGTAGCCAAGCGCGAGAACTCGGTTATCTTACAAGAAGAGAACTACAAAGAGAACTACGGCGGCTTTAACCCCAACTCGCCGCAGAGCCATATCCTGTTCAGTCTCTACCAGAGCGCCTATATTGACAACAGCCTTCGGTTTGCCCAAAAGGTAGAGAAACAATTTAAATCCAAGTTAGGACGTTCCAGTAGGGGCGTAAAGCAAGCGGGCTTTCTGGTGCTCTGGAAATCTGCCATGCCTAGCGCCTTGATTGAGATAGGATTCCTGACCAATCCTAGTGAGGAGAAGTTCCTCAACGATAATAGCAACCAATCGTATATGGCTTCAGGCATATACCGGGCCTTCAAAGAGTACAAGCAAGAGCTTGAGGCCATGAACTAA
- a CDS encoding MlaD family protein, which produces MNLSKELKVALLGLVAVAALYVGFIFLKGSSVFSSSRTFFVTYESVSGLTVSNPVILNGLNVGIVKEMTLQPTKGNRVVVTVEINEDIIVGDSTVAMLVSSDLLGGKAIELYMGKNKRLYDGGENLIPFVKESITDLFASRAMPVLDTVDSTLVRLNMFLDKDAKRSIQSILMNAEATSETIRAMALANQGNINQIAGNLAQLTASLKGTEKKFSQLASNLNEITDTIDVQTMNQTIKNLNATVSEAQLAMKKFNESQGSFNKLMNDDSLYRNLNASSASLNALLIDFKANPKRYVHFSLIGGGTKVEKAENVKEATKVKNAATVEKAGTIEEIEKK; this is translated from the coding sequence GTGAATTTATCTAAAGAACTCAAAGTAGCGTTGCTGGGCCTTGTGGCAGTAGCGGCACTCTATGTGGGCTTCATTTTCTTAAAAGGCTCTAGCGTCTTTTCTTCTTCGCGCACGTTTTTTGTAACCTATGAAAGTGTGTCTGGCTTGACGGTGTCCAACCCTGTGATCCTGAATGGTTTAAACGTAGGGATTGTCAAAGAGATGACCCTGCAGCCAACCAAAGGCAACCGGGTGGTGGTCACTGTGGAGATAAATGAAGACATCATAGTAGGGGATTCTACCGTGGCCATGCTGGTAAGCTCAGATTTGTTGGGCGGCAAAGCCATTGAACTCTACATGGGTAAGAACAAGCGGCTTTATGACGGCGGTGAGAACTTGATTCCGTTTGTCAAAGAAAGCATCACAGACTTGTTTGCCTCCAGAGCCATGCCAGTCTTAGACACGGTTGACTCTACCTTGGTACGATTGAACATGTTCTTGGACAAGGACGCCAAGCGCAGCATCCAGTCCATTCTCATGAACGCCGAGGCTACCTCAGAGACCATCAGGGCTATGGCGCTGGCCAACCAAGGCAACATCAACCAGATTGCTGGTAACCTGGCGCAACTCACGGCCTCCTTAAAAGGCACAGAAAAGAAGTTCAGTCAGCTGGCGTCTAACCTCAATGAGATCACAGACACCATTGACGTGCAGACCATGAACCAGACCATTAAGAACTTGAACGCGACGGTGTCTGAGGCACAATTGGCCATGAAGAAATTCAATGAAAGCCAAGGCTCTTTCAACAAGCTCATGAACGATGATTCCTTGTACCGCAACTTGAATGCTTCCAGCGCCAGTTTAAACGCCTTGCTCATTGACTTTAAGGCCAATCCTAAGCGGTATGTGCATTTCTCGCTCATAGGGGGTGGCACCAAGGTAGAAAAAGCTGAAAACGTGAAAGAGGCCACCAAAGTGAAGAATGCCGCTACCGTTGAGAAGGCCGGCACCATTGAAGAAATAGAGAAGAAGTAA
- a CDS encoding acyl-CoA carboxylase subunit beta, translated as MDLEFNKNEDALKQLCFQLRSKHQKVSLGGGEKAIAKQHEKGKLTARERIQYLIDEASEFLEIAAFAGEGMYQEYGGCPGGGVVAGIGYVKGRQCMIVANDATVKAGAWFPITAKKNLRAQEIAMENRLPVIYLVDSAGVFLPMQDEIFPDKEHFGRMFRNNAIMSSEGIVQISAIMGSCVAGGAYLPIMSDEAMIVEGTGSIFLAGSYLVKAAIGETIDNETLGGASTHSEISGVTDYKFETDQECLDHIRNIFDKMGDNPKAGFSRVEPVAPKLDPQEIYGLLPTDRVKPYDMMDIILRMVDNSEFEPYKDLYGQSLICGLARIDGWAVGIVANQRKIVKSKKGEMQMGGVIYSDSADKAARFIMNCNQKKIPLLFLQDVSGFMVGSKAEHGGIIKDGAKLVNAMSNSVVPKFTILIGNSYGAGNYAMCGKAYDPRLIYAWPTAQLAVMSGASAAKTLLQIQVASLKAKGEEITPEDEKALLDKITARYNEQLSPYYAASRLWVDGIIDPLETRKVISMGIEAANNAPITKPFNVGVIQT; from the coding sequence ATGGATTTAGAATTCAATAAGAACGAAGACGCCTTGAAGCAGCTTTGTTTTCAGTTAAGGAGCAAACACCAGAAAGTATCTTTGGGCGGCGGCGAGAAAGCCATAGCCAAGCAACACGAGAAGGGCAAACTCACGGCCCGGGAGCGCATTCAGTATTTGATTGATGAGGCATCAGAGTTCTTGGAGATTGCCGCCTTTGCCGGCGAAGGCATGTACCAGGAGTACGGTGGTTGCCCTGGCGGAGGCGTGGTGGCTGGTATTGGCTATGTGAAAGGCCGCCAGTGCATGATTGTGGCCAATGACGCTACCGTGAAAGCGGGTGCCTGGTTTCCCATCACCGCCAAGAAGAACCTGCGCGCGCAAGAAATTGCCATGGAGAACCGCCTGCCGGTCATCTACCTGGTAGACAGCGCCGGCGTGTTCTTGCCCATGCAGGACGAGATCTTCCCAGACAAAGAGCACTTCGGGCGCATGTTCCGGAACAACGCCATCATGAGCTCAGAAGGCATCGTGCAGATCTCAGCGATTATGGGTTCTTGCGTAGCAGGCGGCGCCTATCTGCCTATTATGAGCGACGAGGCCATGATTGTGGAAGGCACAGGTTCTATCTTCCTGGCTGGATCATACCTGGTGAAAGCGGCCATTGGCGAGACCATTGACAATGAGACCCTGGGCGGCGCGTCCACCCATTCAGAAATCTCTGGCGTCACAGATTATAAGTTCGAGACCGATCAAGAGTGCCTGGACCATATCCGGAACATCTTTGATAAAATGGGCGACAACCCCAAAGCAGGCTTCAGCAGAGTAGAGCCTGTGGCGCCTAAGTTAGACCCACAAGAAATCTACGGTCTGTTGCCCACGGACCGCGTGAAGCCCTATGACATGATGGACATCATCCTGCGCATGGTGGACAATTCTGAGTTTGAGCCATACAAGGATCTTTATGGGCAAAGTCTGATTTGCGGCTTGGCGCGCATAGACGGTTGGGCCGTGGGCATTGTGGCCAACCAACGCAAGATTGTCAAGAGCAAGAAAGGCGAGATGCAAATGGGTGGCGTGATCTATTCAGACTCTGCAGACAAGGCCGCGCGCTTTATCATGAACTGCAACCAGAAGAAAATTCCGTTGTTGTTCTTGCAAGACGTGTCGGGGTTTATGGTAGGCAGCAAGGCAGAGCACGGCGGCATCATCAAAGACGGCGCCAAGCTGGTGAATGCCATGAGCAACTCTGTGGTTCCTAAGTTCACCATCCTGATTGGCAACAGCTACGGCGCGGGTAACTATGCCATGTGCGGCAAAGCCTATGACCCACGCTTGATCTATGCCTGGCCAACGGCGCAATTAGCGGTCATGTCAGGAGCATCAGCGGCCAAGACCTTGTTGCAGATTCAGGTAGCATCTTTAAAAGCCAAAGGCGAGGAGATTACTCCAGAAGATGAGAAAGCCTTGCTCGACAAAATCACGGCCCGTTACAATGAGCAGTTGAGCCCGTATTACGCGGCCTCCCGCCTGTGGGTAGACGGCATCATTGACCCCCTAGAAACGCGCAAAGTCATCTCTATGGGCATTGAAGCAGCCAACAACGCCCCCATCACCAAACCATTCAACGTAGGCGTAATCCAAACCTGA
- a CDS encoding transglutaminase-like domain-containing protein: protein MTNKEIKALISLLDDEDPGVVAHVHGRIVELGETITPFLEEAWEESLDPDHQKKLEDLIHDLQFEALHRRLKEWKEEGAQDLLKGMWLVNTYQYPDVRMEDVMKIIAELHYEVWVQVKPDMHPYDQVKAMNHVLFKLQHFSANTKNFHAPTNSMLYQVLESKRGNPLTLCVIYMTLAQRMGLPVYGVNLPNLFILTYKSDVVPQFYINAYNRGLILTKNDIDNYILQLNLNPVDIFYEPCAPIDIVRRALRNLSMSYEKLNEAEKATEIEKLLEVLSDTPAQDSEEKNEDETNQDGDGDWEE, encoded by the coding sequence TTGACGAATAAAGAAATAAAGGCGCTGATTTCGCTGTTGGACGATGAAGACCCGGGGGTAGTCGCGCACGTGCATGGCCGCATTGTGGAGTTGGGGGAGACCATTACGCCTTTTCTTGAGGAAGCCTGGGAGGAGAGCCTGGACCCAGACCATCAGAAGAAATTGGAAGACCTCATCCATGACCTTCAGTTTGAAGCTTTACACAGACGCTTGAAGGAATGGAAGGAGGAAGGTGCCCAGGACCTGCTGAAAGGCATGTGGCTGGTGAACACCTACCAGTACCCAGACGTGCGCATGGAAGACGTCATGAAAATCATTGCCGAACTGCATTACGAGGTCTGGGTACAGGTTAAGCCCGACATGCACCCCTATGACCAGGTAAAGGCCATGAACCACGTGCTGTTCAAGTTGCAGCACTTCTCTGCCAATACCAAAAACTTCCACGCGCCCACCAACTCCATGCTGTACCAAGTGCTGGAAAGCAAGCGCGGAAACCCCTTGACGCTGTGCGTGATTTACATGACATTGGCCCAACGCATGGGGCTGCCGGTCTATGGTGTTAATCTACCCAACCTGTTCATCCTTACCTACAAGAGCGACGTGGTGCCACAGTTTTACATCAATGCCTACAACCGGGGGCTCATCCTCACCAAAAACGACATTGACAATTACATCCTGCAGCTCAACCTCAACCCCGTTGATATTTTCTATGAACCTTGTGCGCCCATTGACATTGTACGGCGGGCCCTGCGCAACTTGTCCATGTCTTATGAAAAGCTCAACGAGGCAGAAAAGGCGACAGAGATAGAAAAACTGTTGGAGGTGCTCTCAGATACGCCAGCCCAAGACTCAGAAGAGAAAAATGAGGATGAGACCAACCAAGATGGAGACGGAGACTGGGAAGAATAG